One Epidermidibacterium keratini DNA segment encodes these proteins:
- the helR gene encoding RNA polymerase recycling motor ATPase HelR gives MTPAVSSSAFDLPDTLAAKADPALISTDEAQFSAIAEAIDSTVAEISQRLDAARQSGGRRGTGALERDQEVQRLTARLRTIRRYGIDLCLGRMVIDGHRDPVYVGRVGLSDREGRRLLVDWRSVAAEPFFAATHANPMGLRSRRRYRWSVGRISDYWDEVFTADGLDNGATLDDQSAFIASLATSRSPQMRDVLATIASDQDAIIRASSRGTLVVDGGPGTGKTVVALHRAAYLLYSDPRLGHERGGVLFVGPHEPYLAYVADVLPSLGEEGVQMSTLRDLVPQGADVSQESDPEVAALKSTATLVQAIEPAVRFYEEPPTTGMEVELSDAELWLSATDWAEAFAAPDPGTPHNLARERVLQELVDILLDKYDGKMAPAHVLTALEHHEELLAALHQAWPLIGPTDLVADLYSVPAYLRKCAPWLRREQVLVLQRTDPRAWTLEDLPMLDAARQRLGDPHAVRGQERKRAVAEAERERMSEVVDDILAADDDGEGAVTMLRGADLRDALADPDPAVAHDPLAGPFAHIIVDEAQELTDAQWQMLLLRNPSRSFTVVGDRAQARHGFTESWSERLERVGLDRISEASLSINYRTPSEIMAEAEPVIRAALPDANVPTSIRSSGLAVIHGDVSERDSILQDWLSSHADGIACVIGDPAYVGSSRVRSLTPELAKGLEFDLVIVVRPDEFGGGIEGAVDRYVAMTRATGQLAILT, from the coding sequence GTGACGCCTGCAGTCTCCTCCAGCGCTTTCGACCTTCCCGACACCCTGGCCGCCAAGGCCGACCCCGCCCTCATCTCGACCGACGAAGCCCAGTTCTCGGCGATTGCCGAGGCGATTGACAGCACCGTCGCTGAGATCTCGCAGCGCCTCGACGCGGCGCGGCAGTCCGGCGGCCGGCGTGGCACCGGTGCGCTCGAACGCGACCAGGAAGTTCAGCGCCTGACGGCCCGGTTGCGCACCATTCGGCGATACGGCATTGACCTGTGCCTCGGACGGATGGTGATCGACGGGCACCGCGATCCGGTGTACGTCGGACGTGTCGGCCTCAGCGACCGTGAGGGTCGACGGCTGCTGGTCGACTGGCGCTCGGTCGCGGCCGAACCGTTCTTCGCGGCGACCCACGCCAACCCGATGGGCCTGCGAAGCCGCCGACGCTACCGATGGAGCGTCGGACGAATCAGCGACTACTGGGACGAGGTCTTCACCGCCGACGGTCTCGATAACGGCGCCACGCTCGATGACCAGTCGGCCTTCATCGCCAGCCTCGCGACGAGCCGGTCGCCGCAGATGCGCGACGTACTCGCCACCATCGCTTCCGACCAGGACGCGATTATCCGCGCGAGCTCACGCGGCACCCTCGTCGTCGACGGCGGTCCGGGCACGGGCAAGACCGTCGTCGCGCTGCACCGCGCGGCGTACCTGCTGTATTCGGACCCGCGCTTGGGACATGAACGAGGCGGCGTGTTGTTTGTCGGTCCGCACGAGCCGTATCTGGCGTACGTCGCCGACGTGCTGCCGAGTCTCGGCGAAGAAGGCGTACAGATGTCCACGCTGCGCGACCTTGTGCCACAGGGCGCGGATGTCAGTCAGGAAAGCGATCCCGAAGTCGCCGCGCTGAAGTCGACAGCGACGCTCGTGCAGGCGATCGAGCCCGCGGTGCGCTTTTACGAAGAGCCGCCAACGACGGGTATGGAGGTCGAACTGAGCGACGCCGAGCTGTGGCTGAGCGCAACCGACTGGGCGGAGGCATTTGCCGCGCCCGACCCCGGTACGCCGCACAACCTGGCCCGCGAACGCGTGCTACAGGAGCTCGTCGACATCCTCCTCGACAAGTACGACGGAAAGATGGCTCCAGCTCACGTGCTCACGGCGCTGGAGCACCATGAGGAGCTGCTCGCCGCGCTGCATCAGGCGTGGCCACTCATCGGGCCGACCGACCTTGTCGCTGATCTCTACTCGGTCCCGGCGTACTTGCGTAAGTGCGCGCCGTGGCTGCGCCGCGAACAAGTGCTGGTGCTGCAGCGGACCGATCCTCGCGCGTGGACGCTCGAAGACCTGCCGATGCTGGATGCGGCACGGCAGCGCCTGGGCGATCCACATGCAGTACGAGGGCAGGAACGCAAACGTGCCGTTGCTGAAGCAGAACGCGAGCGGATGTCCGAAGTCGTCGACGACATCCTCGCGGCCGACGATGACGGAGAGGGAGCGGTGACGATGCTGCGCGGCGCGGACCTGCGCGACGCGCTTGCCGACCCTGACCCGGCGGTCGCGCACGATCCGCTCGCCGGCCCGTTCGCTCACATCATCGTTGACGAGGCGCAGGAGCTGACCGACGCACAGTGGCAGATGCTGCTCCTGCGTAACCCGTCGCGCAGCTTCACCGTCGTGGGCGACCGGGCTCAGGCACGTCATGGCTTTACCGAGTCGTGGTCTGAGCGGCTCGAGCGTGTCGGGCTGGACCGAATCAGCGAAGCATCGCTGTCGATCAACTACCGGACGCCGAGCGAGATCATGGCCGAAGCCGAACCGGTGATTCGCGCGGCGCTGCCCGACGCCAACGTACCGACGTCGATCCGCAGCAGCGGTCTTGCGGTGATCCACGGCGACGTGTCGGAGCGCGACTCGATCCTGCAGGACTGGCTTTCCTCGCATGCCGACGGGATCGCCTGCGTCATAGGCGATCCGGCGTACGTCGGAAGCTCACGGGTGCGCTCGCTCACTCCCGAGCTGGCGAAGGGCCTGGAGTTTGATCTCGTGATCGTGGTGCGACCGGATGAGTTCGGCGGCGGCATCGAGGGAGCGGTGGACCGCTACGTGGCGATGACCCGAGCCACGGGCCAGCTCGCCATCCTCACCTAG
- a CDS encoding GNAT family N-acetyltransferase: protein MDTDVDLHSMIGVRSLLARAYANDPMMRWVFPEPATRTDCIAAWLGLYVERYAEIGLIKVIGGDPAVAVGVGRDTALPRSRPDTFPSPSGILRALVGREHSRTVTAAMARLASLGPQRPALYLQFLAVDPQEQGSGYGRELLAQLLQLSHDARKPIKLETTNPVNVDFYRKFGFSVVDDMRLGIDGPTGWSMWRDAD, encoded by the coding sequence ATGGATACCGACGTCGATCTTCATTCCATGATCGGGGTGCGTTCGCTGCTCGCGCGGGCATACGCCAACGATCCGATGATGCGTTGGGTATTTCCTGAACCGGCAACCCGCACCGACTGCATCGCCGCGTGGCTTGGACTTTATGTGGAGCGGTACGCCGAGATCGGGCTTATTAAAGTCATCGGCGGCGACCCGGCAGTCGCGGTCGGAGTCGGTCGCGACACCGCCTTACCGCGCTCCCGACCCGACACTTTCCCCTCGCCTAGCGGCATCCTTCGCGCGCTGGTAGGTCGCGAGCATTCGCGCACCGTCACCGCCGCGATGGCCCGTTTAGCGAGCCTGGGGCCGCAGCGCCCGGCGCTGTATCTGCAGTTCCTGGCCGTTGACCCTCAAGAGCAGGGATCGGGATACGGACGCGAGCTACTGGCGCAGTTGCTGCAGCTGTCGCACGACGCACGAAAGCCGATCAAGCTCGAGACGACAAACCCGGTCAACGTGGACTTCTACCGCAAGTTCGGCTTTAGCGTCGTCGACGACATGAGGCTGGGAATCGACGGACCCACCGGATGGTCCATGTGGCGCGACGCTGACTAA